Proteins from a single region of Candidatus Hydrogenedentota bacterium:
- a CDS encoding efflux RND transporter periplasmic adaptor subunit, with translation MRRWIYICGAVWLVLAGAGCGVRSANVSAEVEKPGASPTAKSSEETVVIPVQAELPQRGDISSHFETTTRVDAENRVQVVAEGVGECVKVLAQEGDQVKAGQILAELDKTEALAVLGQTEVHVRQSKTALEIAEKSLAEGIGAKAERDNAQFAHEQALATLNMQKVNLDRLTIKAPINGIITRKNIQEGQVVATGVPVFSIVDPASFMLVIAPPEKELARLQVGQIAKVKVDALGEEEFEATVRRINPGVDPLTGTVKVTLDFDPGTREKLREAAFCRVRLVMETHENALLVPKDAVVEENARKYLFIVEPAQKESESHAADTSADSPDEPPDETVMDSPSEETVEASDRVYVATRVEIQTGLEDTKFVEVLSGISDDSLIVTLGQHTLKSGSHVRLTNATDEILSKAGLSAEEALKIAKEKRANEGPVTKPVSRKRFR, from the coding sequence ATGCGCAGGTGGATATATATTTGCGGAGCCGTTTGGCTGGTTTTGGCAGGAGCCGGCTGCGGTGTCCGTTCGGCGAATGTTTCCGCCGAGGTGGAAAAACCCGGCGCTTCACCGACCGCCAAGTCGAGTGAAGAAACGGTGGTCATTCCGGTTCAGGCTGAATTGCCCCAGCGGGGGGATATCAGTTCCCATTTCGAGACGACCACGCGCGTGGATGCCGAGAATCGGGTCCAAGTCGTGGCCGAAGGCGTGGGCGAATGCGTAAAAGTATTGGCCCAAGAAGGCGATCAGGTCAAGGCCGGCCAGATTTTGGCCGAACTTGACAAGACGGAGGCGTTGGCCGTGCTTGGCCAGACGGAAGTCCATGTGCGCCAGAGCAAGACAGCGCTTGAAATAGCCGAAAAGAGCCTTGCCGAGGGTATCGGCGCGAAGGCCGAGCGGGACAATGCCCAGTTTGCCCATGAACAGGCCCTTGCCACCCTCAACATGCAAAAGGTCAATCTCGACCGTCTGACCATCAAGGCGCCCATCAACGGCATTATCACCCGCAAGAACATCCAGGAAGGGCAGGTGGTCGCCACCGGTGTGCCGGTCTTCAGCATCGTCGATCCGGCCAGTTTCATGCTCGTGATCGCCCCCCCCGAAAAGGAACTGGCCCGTTTGCAGGTCGGCCAGATTGCCAAAGTCAAGGTGGACGCCCTTGGCGAAGAGGAATTCGAGGCCACCGTGCGGCGGATCAATCCGGGCGTGGATCCGTTGACGGGAACCGTCAAAGTGACCCTGGATTTCGATCCGGGAACGCGCGAGAAATTGCGCGAGGCCGCATTTTGCCGTGTTCGTCTCGTGATGGAAACCCATGAAAACGCGCTGCTTGTGCCCAAGGATGCCGTCGTCGAGGAAAACGCGCGCAAATATCTGTTCATCGTCGAACCGGCGCAAAAAGAATCCGAATCCCATGCGGCGGACACATCCGCGGATTCCCCGGACGAACCGCCGGACGAAACCGTCATGGACAGCCCTTCCGAAGAAACGGTTGAGGCGTCCGATCGGGTGTATGTCGCGACACGGGTGGAAATCCAAACCGGATTGGAGGACACCAAGTTCGTGGAGGTTCTTTCGGGAATCAGCGACGATTCGCTTATTGTCACACTCGGCCAGCACACCTTGAAATCCGGCAGCCACGTCCGCCTGACCAACGCAACGGACGAAATCCTGTCCAAAGCGGGTTTGAGCGCGGAAGAAGCCCTGAAAATCGCGAAAGAAAAACGAGCCAACGAAGGACCCGTCACGAAACCGGTGTCCAGGAAACGGTTTCGATAA